Genomic segment of Melanotaenia boesemani isolate fMelBoe1 chromosome 10, fMelBoe1.pri, whole genome shotgun sequence:
CATGACCTCCATCtttctttcattaaaacaaGTTCTGGATTGAACCAACATCTGTCCTCAGTCTCACCGGCATGAGGCACCCATCCTGCATGAAGAGCCCCCCCGGTGTCCAGCTACCTTGTCTCTGAGCTCGATGGTTGGTGTAGTCGTGTAAGCCTCAGTAAAACTGTGGTCCAAGTACAACATCATCTGTATCGTAGCTTCCATTTCATCCACGTGCATCATCATCTCGCTGttcacaaaaacagagaaagaaaaagtaaacaaatgttttcacaGCCTGACGTCACAGAAActggattttattaaaatgtatgtaATTTGGAATTAAAGGAGTCTTTTTTCCACCTGGAAACAGGGAAAACTGGAAAAGCCAAACTGACTGTTCTGACGTATGGATAAATGCACGTGAAGTCCATCTTAATAAATGAATCTCTGATGATGTTTCCAGTGACTTCAGTCTCTGATGTTACACTCAGTGAATACAAGAAATGGGTGGAATTTTTCTGTAGAAGACAAAGTTGTTAAACTTTGGCCTTTTAAAGCAGTGTCCCTCTGTGAGGACGTGCAGGTACAGTCCATAAATACCCCAGAAGTACCTTGAGCGACTTGCCTCCACAGCTCAGGTATTTCTCCTTAGAAACCCTGAACATGTAGTAGGCCACGCCGTCGATCACCTCTCTCTCAGCACGACACAGCTTGTTGGGTAGATGGAGGGACTCTAAGGGAACTTTGTGATAGCTGAAAAACTCTTCTGTTGCTCTGATGGCCATGTAGTCATTGCCACACATAACTTTAATTTGTGCACCTGGAAGATGGGAGAGAAAGCAGAACCCTGGAGCCAGACTCACGTTTGTGCTGCATTACAGTGAAGACATGTTAGATGTTAGAGATTCAGCTGCTCCTGACTTGTAGACACAAACCAGTGCATTAGAGGAAGTTATCAAGaattaaatcagaataaataaataaatcttactTTTGTCGCACTTCTCTGAATAAAACCCAGCGTTACACTTGCAGCTTTTCTGGTCTTCAGACAGGACGCATCTGGTGGGATCAGTGCAATGCTCCACCCTGCAGACTGCTGCAGACAACCGGTGgacaaatgactgaaaaccagcaGAAATATGGTCATTTATTTACACTCCTTAGATTTTCTTACCATCAGCCCGGTGGCACGTGAAGACGAGGACCAGGAGGACCAGCTAATTTGAAGAATGCAAATTTCCACtcgttatttatttactttaacatTTCTACATTCAACCTGCATTATAATAAAGAACCACATCAACTTAAACCGAAGGTAGTAACCTGATCCGGTTTAAACATGGACACACACCCACCTTTAAATCGATTAAGCTCATTTCCGTAAAAACTATGAATAtatgttgattttaaatgtaCTATTTTCCGTCTCCTCACGTTCTCCTGCTCTCTTCGTTTTCATCACCTGCAGCTCTGCAATCAGCAACACCTGAGCAGGTTTTCATGGCGGCGGGAAGTTGGATTCTGATTCGTTGATGTTGATTAGTTGGAGGAGAAATCAGGAACAGGCCCCGCCCCTCCTACAGATGCTAAAATGATCTTCTAagccaggggtgcccaagttcggtcctcgagatctaccatcctgcaacttttagatgcaacccttctccaacacacttgaatcagatgtcatctgcatgtcattcagctctgcagaggctggtaacgagccagtcatttgattcaggtgtgttggagaagggttgcatctaaaagttgcaggatggtagatctcgaggaccggacttgggcacccctgttctaAGCACATTTACAGGCCTGTGAAGCTTTCTCTATGTGAAaagatttcattgtttttgaAATAACTGGACCACAAGAGACCAGAGCCTGGTGAAAAACCGTGATACCAAAACCAGATGATGCCAAAGGCTGAACGAACCAGTTTGGTTACTGAACCAGGTCTAGATAATAAGAATAAAACGTTCCTTAGCAAACGGCCAGAGTGGCCTtcatacacaaacaaacaaacaaacaaacaaacaaacaaacaaacaaacacacacacaaacaaacaaacaaacaaacacacaaacaaacaaacaaacaaacaaacacacaaacaaacaaacacacacacaaacaaacaaacaaacaaacaaacacacaaacaaacaaacaaacaaacacacacacaaacaaacaaacaaacacacaaacaaacacacaaacaaacaaacaagcaaacaaacaaacacacaaacaaacaaacaaacaaacaaacaaacaaacacacaaacaaacaaacacacaaacaaacaagcaaacacacaaacaaacaa
This window contains:
- the zpd gene encoding zona pellucida glycoprotein d isoform X1, giving the protein MSLIDLKLVLLVLVFTCHRADAVCRVEHCTDPTRCVLSEDQKSCKCNAGFYSEKCDKSAQIKVMCGNDYMAIRATEEFFSYHKVPLESLHLPNKLCRAEREVIDGVAYYMFRVSKEKYLSCGGKSLKKNSTHFLYSLSVTSETEVTGNIIRDSFIKMDFTCIYPYVRTVSLAFPVFPVSSEMMMHVDEMEATIQMMLYLDHSFTEAYTTTPTIELRDKVYVQVSVTEPEDYFLVQVDECWATQSPQPNSTEGLVHSLIHNGCADDHTVSFLSTSEGEPGRNGQSPTVRYSFDMFRFTSEPHELYLHCTVQLCELDDLKSCTPNCNSISKREAVEAGPSQGLLSYGPIRIEMPDRPQTSILTTVVLPVAGVWTLGLFLSILIAVAKAGSRRIAETEEH
- the zpd gene encoding zona pellucida glycoprotein d isoform X2, with protein sequence MSLIDLKLVLLVLVFTCHRADVCRVEHCTDPTRCVLSEDQKSCKCNAGFYSEKCDKSAQIKVMCGNDYMAIRATEEFFSYHKVPLESLHLPNKLCRAEREVIDGVAYYMFRVSKEKYLSCGGKSLKKNSTHFLYSLSVTSETEVTGNIIRDSFIKMDFTCIYPYVRTVSLAFPVFPVSSEMMMHVDEMEATIQMMLYLDHSFTEAYTTTPTIELRDKVYVQVSVTEPEDYFLVQVDECWATQSPQPNSTEGLVHSLIHNGCADDHTVSFLSTSEGEPGRNGQSPTVRYSFDMFRFTSEPHELYLHCTVQLCELDDLKSCTPNCNSISKREAVEAGPSQGLLSYGPIRIEMPDRPQTSILTTVVLPVAGVWTLGLFLSILIAVAKAGSRRIAETEEH
- the zpd gene encoding zona pellucida glycoprotein d isoform X3 — protein: MSLIDLKSFVHRLSAAVCRVEHCTDPTRCVLSEDQKSCKCNAGFYSEKCDKSAQIKVMCGNDYMAIRATEEFFSYHKVPLESLHLPNKLCRAEREVIDGVAYYMFRVSKEKYLSCGGKSLKKNSTHFLYSLSVTSETEVTGNIIRDSFIKMDFTCIYPYVRTVSLAFPVFPVSSEMMMHVDEMEATIQMMLYLDHSFTEAYTTTPTIELRDKVYVQVSVTEPEDYFLVQVDECWATQSPQPNSTEGLVHSLIHNGCADDHTVSFLSTSEGEPGRNGQSPTVRYSFDMFRFTSEPHELYLHCTVQLCELDDLKSCTPNCNSISKREAVEAGPSQGLLSYGPIRIEMPDRPQTSILTTVVLPVAGVWTLGLFLSILIAVAKAGSRRIAETEEH